Below is a genomic region from Astatotilapia calliptera chromosome 2, fAstCal1.2, whole genome shotgun sequence.
TTTCTCCGATAGAGTCGCCGACCGTATCCATGGTGCGATCCTACTTCTAAGTCCTCTTGCTGAACAGAAATGGCCAAAATACTTTGTTGTATTTGGCGTTGTTAAAATATAAACCGTATTCAGGCTCCTAGTTCGAACTTAACGCACTCACTTACACTCCGCCACAACGCAGTGCGCTCGGGGTTCAAAGCGCTGACTGAAATTAGTCCTGGAATAAGAGGCAGCAGCGGCGCGCACCGGGTTTGCACCAGATGGGAGTAATCTGGATGCCGCAGAAGACGCGCCTCCAGACTTCCAGGACGTTTTCTGTTGAGTATCCTACATGCACGTGCAAGTGCAACTGCCCACCTAAAAGTTGCACATTCAACTAGTCGAGATGCGCCCGCCCTGAAGACCACGTGGGAGGCTTTAGATTGACAGCTGTAAATGAAACAGATTTGGCTGAAATAATTGAGATCAGTCAGGAAAATCCGGGTTGGTTCctgtgatttaaataaaaatgaatatattaTAGTAGTAAACTCTTCCAAGCCAATGCAgtccattttatttaaatgagagcagcagcagaggatgtTCAGGAGATATGTGGGCGCTGAAGGCTTGTTTTTGTCCATCTCTAATACAAAACAGGATCATTtacaaaggagaaaaagaaccTGCACAGTCTTTAGTGCTGAACCAGTTACGGTCCTTTAATCTTAGAGGACAAAATCATTGCTTTAAAAAGGCCTTTTAACTAGTTTGAGATGTAAGTTGATCCTGTAAGTCTGACAGTGATCAGGGTTAGGTCACACAGACAGGCTGAAATCCTCGAACAATCTTCACTTAATATTCCCCCCTTTTATTAGTAGGACATCGCGCTAAGACGGACACGAGGCTCTAGTTCAGCTCAAGCTGCTACAACGAGCTCTAGTAATAATGGCCTCAGACTGTTTaaatttttcagtattttagctGTTTGGCGCCATCATGAGGACATAGGCAACTACTGCAACCCATGTACAAATCCAAACTCAATAGTTTGTGATCCGTTTattgaaaatgtatttcacaAAAATTTACATAACCattcagtgggaaaaaaaacgaaacaaaaactacaaaacaaaaaacaagcttaGTACTATGTACAAGGATTTTCTGCCCCAAtagttgtgtgttttattttagttttttaaacatCAACCCTAAATAAATTACTCAAGACACTTAATGATTAAGAGATTCTCAATCTGTTCATTCACCAATGACCTATATCCCATTGCAAAGAGAGAACACTGACAAATCtggacttcaaaaaaaaaaaaaaaaaaaaaaaaagttcttcccGTACATGTTcagaaaatacaatttaaattaCATGAGCAAATAAATAGATATCAACTATGGTGGGTTCATTACATCACAAATGTCATCTATATGAATATAATTGGTTAACAAATGAGACGAAACAGTTTTCAGGGCAGGACACAGTGTAGTGGGGCAGTGGACTGATACAGTCAGTTTATCTACACCTCTCCCAGAGAGGCAGGAAGTGGAGACTGGCCTGAGACAGCCAGACTAACTGAGGTCACATGCCAGATGTCTACAGGTTCAGGAGCTGtcttttttgctgctgttgctaTTATTACTGCTACTGCGCCTGCTTCTGCCCCTGCTCTTGTGGTAGCATGCGAAGAAGGGGTGTCGGAGGGCTTGCTCAAGACTGAGGCGCTTAGCTGGGTCATACTCCATCATCTTCTCTATCAGGTCAAAAAGCTGCTGGTGGTCTTCGCGCTTTGACATCATGTAATGCTgatgacataaaaaaaacaaaaacaattacaaCTGTTAATCAGTTTCTATGGGTTTGTTACTAAAGCCATTGTTTATTGCTTTACAACAACCAATATTTTCCAAGTTAAAGAGCACAATCGGGATAATTTGACAGAACCGAGAAAgttgattttaacatttttcgATAAAAACACGTCTCCACCTCTGACTTACGGTCTTCTCCATCAGTTATTCTTACCTTGAGGGGTTTGCAGTGTTTCTTGACATATCTCCCAGCAGAGCTATGTACATCCCAATCCAGCTTGTTCCTGTGAACATATCGCCGTTTTCTGcagaacatttgtttttaaagtcaatTCATTCCACATTGTCAATTCTGTATATAAACATGCATAATCAAAATTTATATAATTTCTAGTTCTAAGTAAGTAATTTTAACAAACAGCTTTTTCAATCAACCCTTACTTTGTTTTCTCCAGGAGGTTTGTAGGAATGGGGCCCAGGACTCGCTCCATCATAGCAAGATGCTCTTTGCTGTCATGTGTCTGAATGAGGAAACAATATGACCTGAATTAGTTCAATGGCATTCCAAATAGCAGGATTGTGTATCTGCCATGTACTGTTACCTACCTGGAAAAGAGTACTTCCTAGATAATACTCAATGAGTATGCAGCCTACACTCCAGACATCGCAGGAATGATCCCACCCTAGATCTGAAGGACACCATGTAAAATCGTTTAGTCACCACCCCAGGGGTTGTCTCAAGCTTCAGCACGGTGCTTTAAAAACAGCTACTTACCTAAAATAACTTCAGGAGCACGGTAGTGACGTGTTGACACCACAGAGGTATGATGCTCGTGGTCATATGTGGCGTTACCAAAGTCAACAATTTTCACATCTGGATTCCTCAACGTTCGTTCATCTCTTTTCTGAGAACAAAATACAACCGTAAAGCTCCCACAGCTGCTCCCACATACAATATTTCACCTTTTACCAGTACTTGATATCAACAAAACCTTACCATTTCACGATTGTACTCCATATCATATTCTGACTCTATGAAGAGAATATTCTCAGGCTTCAAGTCTGTGTGCGTCAGCTTGTTCTTATGCAGAACTGAAAGACAagatcacattttaaaaaacaaaacaattttaacCCCGATCTTTTATGTTAACTTGCTGAGCtttctgcacacaaacagagcaAGTATTCATTACTTACATTGCACAGCTCGAATAATCTGGTAGGCCATGTGTCTGATGTGGTCAATGGGGAAAGGTTGGAAGTTGTTTTCCTTGAGGAAATCGTATGTACTGAGCCCAAGCAGCTCAAAAGCAATACAAATGTGACCGTTAAAGTCAAACCAGTCCAGCATATGAACACAAGCACTTAATGGGAAAGGAAGGAAGAGAAGATGTTAATATACACAGCATGTAGAGCTATATAAATCTTAGTATGTTGTCATCGCTGTGTGATAATAACTTACTATCGCCTATCAGTGTCGAGGGAATTCAGCTGTTTAAGGACCTCTACCTCAGACAGAGCTGCCTCTCGGTAGCGGTCTATATTTTTAATGATCTTCAGAGCCACTCGAGCCCCATCactgaaacaaaaggaaatacAAGACTTTATATTTAAACCTAAAAGCATACAGCAGTAAATGACCACATTACATTAACAGgaacatttttccttttctttcctgaTAGTACTTACTTTGAATGATCAATGCACTCAGCGACTCTCCCAAAGGCTCCCTCTCCTAGAGTACACACAATCTCATCTACAGAAAATAAAGAGTAGAAGTTAGACACTTAGCAATGACAGTAGAAAACTGACCTTTTGGTGGTTCACTGCCTGATGTTATATTGCTCTGTTTAGCTACACTACAGTAAAAGTCTTCTTAAGACTGGCAATAAACTCAGCAGTAAATGTAACACTGACAATCAATGTCTAAACCAAAAATGTAAGTCTACTGGACGAAATATTTCAGCCTCTAAATTAATGTTTGGAAATAAAAACCAGACAACaagagagtgaaagagacaAAGTGTGAACAACAGTAGAAAGAAAAGGTATATAATTCTATACATCTCGCTCTTAGCATGTCTCCACTGTGATAGATGAGGTGACCCTCGTCATCATCCTCAAAACTCCTGGATCTTTTCCTGCGGTGATGGCTCCTCCTCTGCACCGGAACCGCCGCAATCCGCCATCACACCAATAACCCATCAGCCAGCCAGCACCAGGCCACCACAATGCGACATCGCCATTCATTCAACCGGACCAAGGGGGGGAGTTGTAGGGGTGGATAGATTCAGCCCGTTCAGTAACACCATCAGGCGAATGGACGGAAGGACGGAGCAGCCAAATTCAAATTCAGCCCCGTCAGAGAAATTGGGCGGCAGCCACCACATAGTGTGTGttacagaagaaaaacatggcAACAAGATTTACAGATGAGAGACTTTCTCAAAgtagtacagaaaaaaaaactaaacttgaCTACAGTCTTTCTACATGTAGCTCTTTTTAACTCTTCGGATACAgctttaccatttaccatcacGTCAAATGACTGCCCACTATGATCACAGCAACAAATAATGAGTCCACTTTTCTCTTGCAAAACTACACTCACAATCCATTACTTCccgagtcccccccccccccaaacgtTTCATTACTGGAAATCATGCTTAATAGTAAGGAGTAGGACACACGCACAGatacagaaagacaaagaaatgggTGTTAAGCATTGGCTAAACACCAGTGGTAATGATCCTTTCATCTTGGTGGTATAGATAGGAAGGGGCGGGGGTAGAGAGGAGAAGGAGGTTCCCGTACCGAAGAGGACATGTGGCGAGAGTGGCTCCGCCGGCGCCTTCTATCGCGGTGCCTACGGCTACGGCTGCTTCGCCTGCTGCGATTGCTACGTGCAGAGGACTTGCTGTAGTGGTGCCAATCGCGGTCTCTCTCCTTGCAGTTGCTTTCATGGCTGTCCTCGTCACAGGCCATGTCCCAGCTATGGTCCCTTTCTCGAGAGTCCAGTCTCTGGTTCAGATTACGGGTCTCTAGGTAGTGCCTGCAGTCAAACAAACGAGAACACAAACAGATGAAAAGCACGCATAAGGGCTCAGGTAAGAACAGTCCAGCTCCTTGTTTGTGATCAAGCTCTAAACTGAAGACTGGATGTGAGAGTGCTAATGATACGCTTATCGCCTGACACTCTATCCAGGAGCCTTTTATGTAACATTTGGAATTAGCAACCTACTGGTTTACAGCCACCAAACACCCCACATCCTGTTCAATAAGGGGTTcaactaaagaaaacaaatttatttatagATTCAACAGAAATACCCCATTTGCAAGTTGGCAAAGCAACATGTAACACCACACTTCTGggcatttttttaacatttatacagCTTTTCATTGGCAGCCCAAGGCATGTCCTCTTAATAAAGCATTCACCTTGACAGAGAGCCACATTGGCAGAGTTCAAGTGCAAAACATTGATAGTTGATGGTGCGAAATATAATCTGCGATTCCACACCTGTGCATCTTGGAAGCTGGTAGTCAACACCTTCATGGTACCATTTGAGCCAATAGAAAATTGAGTGTTAGGAAAATTCCATTTATTCCTTGCATAATTGTTTACTTGCATATACACTACCTTACTCGCCATTTCCTCAATAAGGCTGAAAGTTTCCAGTAACTTGGCGCAAACTCCCACCTAGCATGTGATTTTAGCACCTAAGTATCTAAAAAAGACCAAGAAACCTTTAGAGCCTTAGCACCCTGGTGGTGTCAAGTGTCTTCCAAATGAAGTCTGCCTCTCTACAGAATTAAAATTAGAGTAGATCTGGAAAACATCTAATGTAACCTTATGAATCCTCAAGCATACTCACAAAAAGCTGGGAACAGCAAAACAAGTCTCCAACCCACTTTACTTTGAGTTTTGTGTtattgaaaggaaaaaaaagaaaaagaaaagaatactGACAGTTTAACGTGCACATTTAGAGTGTCACACCCTGTCCATGAAGGTTGAAACGCAGTAAACATGACCTTGGTGGACACAACCTTGGTGAACACATTAAGTAAATGAACATTGAGTTTAAGGTTTACATAAGTGCTCATTATCCATTTGTATTATGGAGTATGCCTGTACAAGACAAAGGACCCAGTGTGTTCCAACAAGCTGAACAAGCAGGGCAAAGTAAATAAACCTGTCTGTAACAAGTCACCTTCAAGTACTCCACCCACAGTCAACACCAACTCCCATGCTCATCAAAACAAGAGCTTACAGGGCTTCTAACGCAATATGCCAAACCATTACTTCCAGCTCTAGATTGAAGCAGACACCATTGCAGGCTTTCATTCAAATTGGCTCAAGTTTGATTAACGtaagctgtaaaaaaaataaaatgaaaaaaatcctgTGTACAATACATTCAGTATGCATGCAGCTCAGCACCTACTCCTCTCTACCAGCAATTACAGAGACAGTGAAGACTTACAGcattacaaaaatatatttgtccgttatgaaaaaataaaccaaTATAGATTAATACCAATTTATGGGCCTTTAGGGGTTTCTACACATAAGCACGATTTGTCCACATACTGCCAAGTAGTCCTGGTATTTAGAGCCATTTGATAAAAGAGTGAATTTATATATCATATTGGTGGAAGGAGAAAACCTCTGATGGACACCCTTTTATTTGGAAATGCAGGAAAAACCTTTAATGGTTTGTAAATATACTGCATCAGCCACATTGAGCAGGCCATTATTGGTTACTTGCCCCATAtcgtgtttttgtgcttctctaAGCGGCACAAATTGACTCATTAAGTACTGGTTGAAGgtacattcatttttattttttaaattacagtttATTTGCACAGTTAACAGTTTTTCCCCAGTGTAACACTGTAACAACTAGCATTTTTTGTGCCAAGGTATGTACTGGTATTTTTGCCATTCCTGCTGATCGAGCTTCAAGGTTCAGGAGCTGTATATTTGGTTCTATgttcaatttgttttttaaagaccaCTGAATGTTTTAAAGATATCAAAAATTTGCTATCAACTGTTGCAATCATGCAATGCCAGATTATACAAACAGCCTTTCCACAAAACATAACTTCTGCCACTAGAGGTCTCTCAAAACAATAACATCCAGTCTGATGACCTTCTGCAGGGGATTATTTTGTCTTTACAAGTCTTTCCAACATGAACTTTGTTCACAAGTGAAGTAATGTATTACGGGTTTTACTCATATTGGGTGTCTGACCCAACTAAACCTATCATACCAAACATTAGCTACACCTTTTGTTGCTAATATTTGACACAATTGACAGGTAAACCAATTTAAATGCAGTTATGCAGAATAACAGTATCAGTTTCACTGGGTTTAATGATTGTTTGAAATATGTGGGATACtagtaaatgaaaaaaacaacactattGGACCTCCAAGACATGTTATAGTCAAACAGTTCCACATTAAGCTGACATAAACCCTAAACACAAGCTCAGAATTTGAATAGGTATCCTATAAATGCTGACATATATTTACCCCTCGTAGGTCTTGTGGTGTCGGTGAGTTCTTCGagatttgttttctctttcgcTGCTGTGTGAATCTTGCCTCTTTCGCTTACGACACTCCATCCTCTCTTCCCAGCTGTACTCATCGAGCCAGATGCCAGGGGAGCGCATTCGCTTTGAGTGGCGCATCTGGAAGACATGATGGGtagataattttaaaaaaggaaaacaaaacatgtcaaTTGGGTAGAACTAAAGTCTACTGAAACTTCAGAAAGTGTTAAATCTGATTATTTATCATCTAGTGAACTGCATCCTACTGAGGTcatggtcacatgacctcagctACAGGATAAACAGCTTCCTAGAAAGAGCCCTTATCCTACTGGCAGAGATCCAATACCCTGCATTACACGTGaatgaagaaatttaaattgtAGCTGAAATGCAAGCACTAATGACTAAGCAAATAATGCTGAAATCATTAACATAGATTTAACATTTTAGAACCTTAATAGGAATTTCATTTAtagaaaattatttga
It encodes:
- the clk4b gene encoding dual specificity protein kinase CLK4b, with product MRHSKRMRSPGIWLDEYSWEERMECRKRKRQDSHSSERENKSRRTHRHHKTYEGHYLETRNLNQRLDSRERDHSWDMACDEDSHESNCKERDRDWHHYSKSSARSNRSRRSSRSRRHRDRRRRRSHSRHMSSSRRSHHRRKRSRSFEDDDEGHLIYHSGDMLRARYEIVCTLGEGAFGRVAECIDHSNDGARVALKIIKNIDRYREAALSEVEVLKQLNSLDTDRRYACVHMLDWFDFNGHICIAFELLGLSTYDFLKENNFQPFPIDHIRHMAYQIIRAVQFLHKNKLTHTDLKPENILFIESEYDMEYNREMKRDERTLRNPDVKIVDFGNATYDHEHHTSVVSTRHYRAPEVILDLGWDHSCDVWSVGCILIEYYLGSTLFQTHDSKEHLAMMERVLGPIPTNLLEKTKKRRYVHRNKLDWDVHSSAGRYVKKHCKPLKHYMMSKREDHQQLFDLIEKMMEYDPAKRLSLEQALRHPFFACYHKSRGRSRRSSSNNSNSSKKDSS